Below is a window of Phyllopteryx taeniolatus isolate TA_2022b chromosome 16, UOR_Ptae_1.2, whole genome shotgun sequence DNA.
CGTGTCTATGACGTCCCTATAATTAGGTGACCAAAAGACATCGTGTCTTTGATGTCGTAACGATcgggtaaaaaacaaaaaaaaaaaaaaaaaacggaagatTGTGTCTTAGGTAACCCGGTGACCCAGTTTTGTCTTTGCTGTCACTACAATTAAGTTGCAGACAATTGTGTGTCGCTGATTGAATGAAAAAAGTCCATTTCTGTCTGTGATATCCCTATGATTATTAggagacacaaacacaaaatggacTTTGATGTGCCAATTGataattatgttttttgttgtcgcTATGATGAAGTCCTTAACAGAAaatggtgggtttttttttccccccactttgaATAAGCCGCAGATAGTCGTGTCGTTGATGTCCCTTGTATGAGGTAACAAAACAGGCAACTTTGTCCGTGAAAAAAGTAGTAAACAGATAATAGTCTCTTTATTGTTGCTATGGTTACTATGTTTTTTGTTGCTATGAATAGTTCCAAACAGACAGTTGTATCTTTGCTGCTCATTGAAATAGGTAGCAAACAGACAACGTTGTCTTTGATGACCCTGTGATGGAGTAAAAAAACGGACACTGGTTTTTGGTTTTTACCACTGGGCCAATCAGTGAAGTTTGTACCTGCTCAGAGGTAAAGTCAAATGAAAATTGCGTCGTCTGGGTAGAACTCAAGCGAGCAGGATTGGGAGGTCTGGAAGACCTTTCTGTCAACGATGTGTCAGTATGAGGGCCAAGTGGGCCGGGACCACCTCAGGGAGCGAGCGCGGCCAACACTTGCAACGCTTGGCAGAACATCAGAGAGTCCCGGCCAGGGCGGAGGACGATTTTCAATTGCAGAGTCCAGGAGGGAAAAGATCTCTCTTCTCGGAGTTCTCATCAGCGCTCGTGCATCGCAATTCCAGGAGGTGCTCCGAAATACGAAATATGAGTTCTGACTTAGCAGAAAGGTCCAGgagaaatgttttctttttttttttgttctttaaatgATCTTTAATGGGTCCGGATTCTAGGCGAGGACAGGAAGTGGCTGCCGAGCGTGACACACGcccaagcacgcacacacacatacagttggCTCACCTTCACGCACGCCACCGACGTGACTTCCTTCCAGTGGGCGTGGGCGTCTCCTGTGAAGGTTTTGGTCGGCGTCAAGGAGATCCGCTCCCTTCAAACATCCTGCAGAGTCGCCGCCACCGTTGACACACATCACAACAGATCGGAGCTATCATCCAGACACTAAACGCACCATTGGAAGCCCGAGTGGCTGTTTTAGCAGGGTAGGGGATGTCAACGaagaaatctgattggacattgAGGAAGTGCAGTGAATCCCCGTCTACCGCGGGGACTATGTTCTCGAGACTACTTATAAAACATTTGATATAGTTTTACCTCTTCCACATgctttgaacacatttaaacaaaacaagtgaGACTTTGAGACGTATTGCTTGTTCTCACTGACTCGCACAGCTCTCCAAAAGAGGcacagcgtgcttgcttcaagctgtttacgtCACTCCCGGTTgcggtttactgtaaaactcacacataaaagaaaagagaattcaaTTTTGTACATTCGGACAACAAAATGTTCAAGCAAACCAAATCATTTTGCCTAACGTGCAAATATATAATGCAAAGCGTCGAAGATGGGCTAACGGAAGTTAGCATCAATGTTAAAGTCATTGTAAATCTACTTTAACATagacggtgcagcaacacagaaGAAGAGCATCCAACAATGCTCACGGGCATACGCCGGTACCTTGAGATATGTCTTTAACTGGTTCTGTGATtacgcttgtatctcaaaacgcCTGTCTCTCAAATCATCGTTTCCAATtgagatgaatggaaatgcaataaaTCCGTTCTCGCCGACCCGAACAACATCCAAATTCATTTCTGTGTTTCATTCAGCGGGAAAAATTGCCCTTAATCGTATTGCagtgtataaaaacacacagttggaCAGTAcagtagtcactgatggtggccGGATGTTGTGACGTTTGCCGGCCCCATATCTCCATGTCTagagacaaaaaaatggcactcatatctcaaggcaccaactGTATTCTCTCTTCTCTGTGGGAGCGACTATTACCGCATCTTATTTGAgcaccttctctgcctctttttcGTCTCTGCTCAGTGGcgcctggcatgttgtggcacagaGTGGTACTACACTTGAAATGTAGACTTTCCTGTACACTGGAAAAACCCGCAAAACCCAATCACGCtcaaatttgatttgaaatgacGGATATTTCGGCTCTTAATTTTGCAGGATTTGTGTGAAAaaggcttttgtgtgtgtgtctgtgtgtgtgtgtgttgtgttgtcatGCCCCCTTTGACGCAAGCCAGGCGTTGAGTTGTAGTGTCGAGTGTCACGCGGATGCATAGCAACGCAAAGGCTGTCTATAAATAAACTTCCACGGACCGGCTATTTCCAACCGGGCTGGCCGGCCGGCGAGCGCAGTAATGCGGGAGACTTGGACTTTCTTTTGCCTCCACGCACAATTTGTGTCTTTAATTGAGGAGAGGCCTTCATGAATTATCACCATATTCAAATTCAAGGGCACTGTTACCCAAAatgttgtttattaaaaaataaaaatcaaactgGTAATGTACAGCATATTTTCAGCAGGGCTTTAAATCGTCGGGAACCTAGTACAGGAGAGAAAGGGAATCTCAGATTGAGGAGGAgctgtgtggttttcgtcctggctgaggaacagtggaccagcggaccagctcttcaccctcggcagggtcatcgagggtgcatgggagtttgcccaaccagtctacatttgttttgtggacttggagaagcagtttgaccgtgtccctcggggaatCCTCTTGGACTCCGACGAGGCTgacctttgtcaccgattctgttcggaacttttatggacagaatttctcggtgcAGCCGAGGcctagagggggtccggtttggtggcctcagtattgcatctctgcttttttgcagatgatgtggttctgttggcttcatcaggccgtgagctccaactctcactggagcggttcgcagccgagtgtgaagaaTCAGAACcgctaaatctgagaccatggtccttagtcggaaaagggtggcggcCCCTCTGCGGGTCGGGggtgagatccttccccaagtggaggcgttcaagtatctcggggtcttgttcacgaccgagggaagaacggaacgcgagatcgacaggcggatcggtgcggcgtctgcagtgatgccgaAAGGccaagctctcgatttaccggtcgatcgacgttcctaccttcacctacccgcagctcgtgacccgaaagaacaagatctcgggatcttgttctacaagcggcccaaatgagtttcctccgcagggtgtccgggctctcccttagagaacgggtgAGCGGCGCTTGTGCATCAAGGTTTGAtcagctgctgttgttgttgttgttgtttggtgctcacaaaacaaacaaactaaaatacagaaataacgGGGATTTCTAGGTACTCCACTTTATTCAAATGAGCATACATTTTCTTATACAAAGATTTTCATTCTAATTTAGATCATGATTTTCTTTGACATGAATCAACATTTAAACAGGTCAATAAGTCATCCTGGACTTTCACAATCTTGTCTTCAATGTTGCGCGCACGCTTGAGTTCTGCTCTCCGGCGGCGTTGCCAGCGAGCTGCGCGCCGTCTTCCCGCTAACAATCCTGGACATTTCCTACGAGAGGTGGGAGGAAGTCACTTACAGTATTCTCTCTGTGACGTGGGGACAACAATTATTACTTAGagcttagttggggaccttctctgcctcttcttctggAAAATATGCAGAGTGTCGACTGTCgctcaagtcaaagtcaagtccaGTCTCGCGAATTGCGAGACAAAGTCGAGTCGAGCCTTCGCTGCGTTCCGGCGGCATAAGTCATGTGACCGGAGGCCCCCCCCATCTCTGGTTCTTACAGTTGCTCGTCCTCCTTCTCCTGCCAGGGGGCGCTCACGTGAAAAGGTTCCTCTGATTGGTCACCAGCGCCGTCTGGCTTTCGCGCCGCCGCTCCTTTTTGCGTTCCAGTCGGACTCTCCAGCAGACGGCGCTGGACGCCAGCAGCACCAGTCCGGCCGAGAGCAGCACCAGTCCGAAGTAGGAGATGGTGGAGCCGTGCGAGTTGAAGCTGTAAGCCACGGCCGTCACCACCACGCCGGCGATCAGGACCACCACGCCGAACGGGACCGTGCAGCGGTAGCACGACAGCTCGGCGCCGCCCGTCGCCGCCGTCAGCTGGACCTCGTTGACCAGGGGGATGTTGACCGTCGTCGTGGCGACGGCGAGGCGCTCGGCACCGCCGGCGGATTTCTCTGTGCTCGCTGGGGTTTTCATGGGGTCCTGAACGGCGTCTTCCGGCATGGCAGACTCCAACGGTCTCAGATGGTTCTTGGGCTAGGCTACGTCCTCGGTCGGGTCCGCCTGCCTGTGTGGACCAAGATGCCATTCATTAATTATTCCTTTATGGGAATTTGAAGTCATTTCATGAGCTTTCTGATGCACGAGTATGGACTGGAACAAGGAGAAGAAACCATTCCCCCACACCAGCCCCCGTACTAGCTTCTCTGCATTTCCAAATCCTCAGACCATCAGATCTTGTACGTATGCACTAATAAAGCTTTTTCTTACTTATCCACGAATCCTGACTAGAACTATGAAAAGAGATCATTTTTGTGCTTTGGTCAAGCACCAGCCGATCTTTGGTACAAGATCTCATCGGAGCTTATCACCAGAGTCGAGTACCGAAAGGCCAGAGAATGTTGATGAACCGGGCCTGGAAATGTTCCGGAATCATGTCATAAACAATGAGCGGCCTCCCGCAGATGTTTGTTGTCACAATTCCCCCCGAGGCGGCGGCCGCTCCGAACCCACGTAACCCCCCGGCACATTCCGGGCCGCCTCCCGACTCAGGCCCAATGACGCAGGAACCGTGAGCCCAGCACGAGCTGAGACATTCCCTGGAGAGCGCGGGAGATGACATTACTCGCCTCGGCTCGACGCGAGAGAGGCCGGCGTGCCAAAGTTCAACCCCAGCGTCcgagatgttattttttttcccttctaaaTATTGCAAAATACGCCTGGCGAAAGACTGCAGCTGGCTGCGATTCGTGATCCAATTAGTTTCACAACATTTCCCCACAGCAAACTTGTTTTTCCACGTATTC
It encodes the following:
- the tmem100a gene encoding transmembrane protein 100, yielding MPEDAVQDPMKTPASTEKSAGGAERLAVATTTVNIPLVNEVQLTAATGGAELSCYRCTVPFGVVVLIAGVVVTAVAYSFNSHGSTISYFGLVLLSAGLVLLASSAVCWRVRLERKKERRRESQTALVTNQRNLFT